From the Vulpes vulpes isolate BD-2025 chromosome 15, VulVul3, whole genome shotgun sequence genome, the window AGGACCTGCTTTTGATCATAAGTCCCAGGGTGGCTCTTTGGTGGGCCTTGGTGGCACCACGCGGACTCCCCAGTAGGTGTCCTGTGGCGGGGCAGCCCGTAGTGTTACTCTGCCCAGAATCTCAGGGCTTCGTCAGAGGGCTCCCCGGCGGCGTCCGGCCGAGAACCATCTGTTGCCTCTACCTCTGTGCATTAGGACCTCGGCTGAGGCTGCCAGGACGCATCTCACTCGTGACGGTTCTCAGCTGTCGGGATGGGCTCTGTTCACAGTGAGCTTTTGCTGGACTTGAAGCCAGTTCCCCCAGGCGAAGCTCTAGCGCTTTAATCCTCTGAGCCTTGAAGTTTCTTCTAGGTgaggaaagttttgtttttatgtttagcCATAAAGAGTAGGCCCAGCCTTCTAGGAAACCGGAAGTGTGTGTGTCGTGCTGAGGACTGTTGTGTACTGGAGACTGCTCGTGTCCCCAGGGCACGGACAGGTGAAACCGTCCTGTCAGGAATGTGCGTGGGATCTTCCCGTCCTGTGACACTTTCTCCCTTGGCACAGGCCACTCCCTGATCGTCGGTTGTGTCTGGAGTGTCTCCCCCTATGAAGTGCAGGGACGCCAGCAGTGCCCGACGTTAGGCGTGCTTGCTCTAACTGGCTCTCAATAACCTTCTTgccttattctcatttttctatgACTAAATGTGTTTTAAAGAACTCCTGTAGGGCTCCTGCAATGAAGAGTGAGCCTCCTGCAACGTGGGCCTAGGTCTTTcacgagcaggggaggggcagggagagagaatctcagtcaGACTCggtgctgagcccagagcctgacggGGGCTTGAgcccatgaccccgagattacaacctgagccaaaaaccgaGACTTGGTCATGTACCTGActgcacccccacacacacatgtcTGGTTTTTAAACAGAAGCTGAAAActttgtgtttttcagtttttgaagaaCCCGAAGATCCCAGCAGTAGGTCCTTCTTCTCAGAAATAATCTCCTCCATCTCCGATGTGAAATTCAGTCACAGTGGTCGGTACATGATGACCCGAGACTACCTGTCGGTGAAGGTGTGGGACCTCAACATGGAGAGCCGGCCCGTGGAGACCCACCAGGTGAGGCTGCCACACAGGGATGGCGCCAGACGCGCTCAACACTGTCTAACCTGCCTGTGGTTTCATTAAGGTCCACGAGTACCTGCGAAGCAAGCTTTGTTCTCTGTACGAAAACGACTGCATCTTTGACAAGTTCGAGTGCTGCTGGAGCGGTTCGGACAGGTAGGGCCTGCAGCGCCACAGGCCTCCTCGGGGCCCAGGGGCTGCCCAGCCGGCTCCCCTGCACTTGTGGTCCCGTCCGTATTCACACAGTACACGTGCTAATGAGGTTCCTTTTGACAaagtttaaaatgcattttaaatatcttaaaagtaaCTGATTTTGTATCATTTCCAAGATGAGCGAGAAGGCCAAGCATGGTGATGGCCGCATTCTAGTTTGCCTTTTCTTCTGGCGGGGAGAAGAAAGTGCCCTCTGAGTTCACTGGTGGTTGTGCTTGAGCAGCAAGAGGGGTGTGTGGCTGACGGGAAGTCCTGGCGGACTTTACAGGGGGGCAGCTGTGGTGTCTCGGTGGGTGGTTTTGTGCACATTCTTGGAAGAGAGTAACGGCGGGAGGGCGGGCCTGCTAGGGGTTGCGTCTTCGGTGTCAGACAACTCCGCGCATTTCTGGGTCTGGAAAGACACTGTCCTGCGTCATCTCTAGTAGAATTGTGCGTCATGTGGGGCCTCCCCGGATGCTGTGACAGagggcctgtgctgctggccATAAGGGACCAAGTGGACATTCTGAAAACCCTTTGGTCCCCACACCTGGCCCTGCTGCCtgtgaaatactgaaaaatgCCTTTAAATTACCCATCTGCAGGAACATTCAGATGCTTTCCAGCAACGCTTAGCTGTCCTTTCACCCTTGCAAACTCTGCCCTGCCTTCTTGCCCAGAAGCACCTGTTGAGGGACAGCATGACCTGGGAGGTGACCTGCACTCTGCCCCCAGGGAATGGGATGGCTCCTGGCCGGCCGCTCGGGAAGCTGGCCCGTGATGTGGTTTGGGGCCCTGGGCAAGTGCCCGggagcgccccccacccccacccccagccccacataGGCGCGTTGGTCAGGAGAGCCAAAGAGAGAGTCTGTATTGGAGCTGTTTGATCTCTGCCAGGCACCAGCAGTTCTGATGCGTGCCGCTGATGAGATAGCTTCCTCCTGAAAGAATCTCTTAGCAGTCTGTTCCGAGGGGCTGTGGCCGACGCAGTGGAGTGGGAGGAGCGTGGACGTAAGCCGCACATGGGTGCGCTCCCTGCTCGGCCTTCCGTGTCCGTGGCCTCACACGTGAGGCTGAGCCGGGGAGGGCCCCGGGCTGGGTGGTGCTGTGCGCTCTGGAGCTTCAGGAGTGGAACGGGGATGGTTAGCAGTAGACTTTTCTGAATTTATCCTGTTTTCTGGGTGCAGTTTTAGGTGCACTCAGACCCTGAGGGATTTGCTCAGGTGGTCAGGGTCTGCCCCGAGCTGGGCCGCTGTGAGACGGGAGGCCCGGGGCTCCTCAGGGGAGATGACAGGGAGCCGCAGGGATGGGCTGTGCTGCCAGCAGGGTCTGTGGGGCGAGGTCTGAACCGCTTCCTCATCTGCAGTGAGGCTCACTCTAAAGCCACGGGCCAAATCATGGCAACACTGTGAGCCAGGATCCTCCTGGTTTTCTTGAAAAAGACCAGAAGTTTGTACCAATGTAACAGACGTTTTCGACTGCAGACATCGTGGAAGCCGTTAGAATTAATCCTGGACCAGTAAGGTCGTGGGCAGCAGGGCAGCGACTGAGTCCACACTAAGGTCTAGGACGTCCCTTAATGCTCCTGTAGCTTCCTGTGAAAGAACTGTTTGACGTCAGAATACACTAGGACAAGTGTGACTAATGTTCACTGAACACAAACCAGCTTTGAGTCATTGACAGAGTTGCAGGTGTTCAAGACCCGAAAATAAATCACACTGTACTACTGATGGCTGGGACAGATGACTgcgtccttttttctttttaaaaatgcactaatgggcactgggctggctcactcaggagaacacccgactcttgatctcaaggtcatgagttcgagccccactttgggtgtaggtatcactaaaaaaaaaaaaaaaaaaaaaatgctcgtAATTAAAAGTATGGTTgtgccttttttcctcttttattctgtACTATTTAATTTTTGCCGAAGTGATTGGATAGATGCAGTTCAGTAGAAAATTTTCACTGCATTTCTCTCCCGACCATTCTTACTGTCCTTTCATAATTCTACAAATGGTCTTGTTGAGTGAGGGTGGGGGGACCCGCGCTAGGTGTCCAGGGCGCTAGGCCCACCTGCGGTGGGGGTGTTGAGCGCCCTGTCCTTGACGAGCGTTACTCTGTCTTCTTGTCTTGAGCAGCGCGATCATGACCGGCTCCTACAACAACTTCTTCAGGATGTTTGACCGGACCACACGGAGGGACGTCACGCTGGAAGCTTCCCGGGAGAACAGCAAGCCTCGGGCCAGCTTAAAGCCTCGGAAAGTGTGTACAGGCGGTAAGAGAAAGAAGGACGAGATTAGTGTGGACAGTCTGGACTTCAATAAGAAGATCCTGCACACGGCCTGGCACCCGGCGGAGAACATTATCGCCGTGGCTGCCACCAACAACCTGTACATATTCCAGGACAAAGTCAACTAAGGAAGCCAGCGCAGGGACTGAGCCCGGCCGTCTTCTCGGAGGAGGGGCGTCATCCTCCCTGTGAGAAGTCACGGGCCGCTGCCTCCTCCCCTGGGCGGTTGGGGGGCCCGGCCTTCCCCCTGCGGCGAGGCGGCCCGGGCCGCTGCCCGCAGAACACCCGTTCAGCGCGGACGTGGTGGACAGTGCCCAGTAAAGGCCATCActcaaaataaatgtatttatttcagtctgagccttcctttccaatttgtagACCAAAAAGTTCCCACCCAGGAGAAAAGCCGTCTGATGGAACGTCTCTCTCTGCAGCCTCCCCCGCCCCATCACACTCGCGCCTTCCGCCGCGGCCGCCGTGCCCCCCGCTCCGCCTCCCTCCGAGCCCGGGCAGCCCCGTGGAGGGCACGGGGTCCCCAGCAGGCTCAGGCAGCTTTACTCCCCCTACACCTGTATCTGCCATCACACCTTCTGGTGTGACCACTGAATAAAAGCAACACActataaagtgtttttaaatccAAGTTAAGTATCCGCTTTTTATTTGCCTTCGTTGCACATCATGAAATCATGCAAAATCGTGCTTTGGAACAATCTGAAAACCTCTTGTCCTCGGTCGGCAGAACGGTAGCTCTGACGCCCGTCCCGGGTTCTGCGGCCGTTTGCTTCTGTGGCGTTAGCGCAGGTTATGTGCCAGGTGGGGTCTGCTCGGAGCCTCACCTGGGACCACCTGTGAGGAGACTTGGAGCCGCAGAACCGCTGCTGCCCGAGCCAGCGTGTGTCCCGTACACCTCCGGGTCACAGGAACGCACATGCTTGCTTTTTAAACTGCTCTGAAGAGTACTTGTGGGAgggatattctttttaaaaactgcagaaATTCCACGCGTGCTGAATTTCATAGCGCATTTCAAGGCAGCACAGTTAGCCCGTTGTAATTCCTGCATGACGCCACCACTGCCTGGGGTGTATTGTAACGCAGGGTCTTTGATATCAGAAATCAGGTTTTCCCAAGACAAAACCCAGAGGCTGACGATGCTCTGTGACTAGAAGTCACTGGGATTTCACACACCGTGTCCTCCAGGGGACCGGAGCGCCGCGCACACGCCCTGCTCTTGAAATCGAGGTGTGTTTTGATTATTCACGATCCCCACCTGCAAGGACCAGTGTCTTGATAATGAACTTTCTGTTCATTACCCTGAATAAATGTTAATGGGAGCCGCTTTAATTCACATTAAGGTAGAATTGGAGGATTTAAAAGTACAGTTAATTTAAAGCTGATTGTCAGATGGGGGGCTCCATCGTGGCACAATCTCTGAATCTGGCGCAGAGTTCTCCAAGTACTAGGCCTCCCTGGCCCGTCGAAGAGTTCTAATGGGATCATACGTGCGTGTTCAACTGTTTTGACCAAAaggttaataaattttaaatgtttaacagGATCCGCACTGTGTTGGGACGGCTTTTCCCACCGAGTAGCACGTGAGCTCCAGGGAGGGGACCCAGCGGAAGGGCCGCTGTCCCCGTGGCTGCCGCGTGGTCCGGGTGCGGGCCCCTGGGCGCAGCTGCAGCTCCTGCGAGACACGCGCTCCCGGGACGTGGCCAGCCCCCTCCTCTGCCTGCGACGCTTCCAGCTTGTTACGCCTTGTGTCCTGCTAGTGAGGTGACCGTCCTGTGGTTTGCAgacttcatttatatttctttcttgtttatatCCTTTGTGAAATACCTATTTTCTTAGTCTAAAACTTCCCTCTCTTGTTTACAATTACAGACATTGTCTCTGTTCCAGAAAGTTAGTTGTGTGAATTGTTTGCATTCTTAGAATTCTGTTTCCTTGAAGCTCTCGTGCTCTCGAGGCCGGTGACCTGGATTGGGATGAACACGCTTTATTATGTGTGGGTTTAGACAcgctttttttaaagaaaaatcgaGCGTCTGAAGCCCGCTGAGACTCCAGAGTCGGTCAGCTGTCCACAGGGCGGCGGCGGCGTGACAGCAGCACGTGCCACATCTCGGCCCGTGcccctccggggagggggggcggcccTGTGTTCGCAGCCAGGGGACGGTCCCTGCAGGCCGGGGGCCCGGGACCGTGCGGCCTCATTGCTTCCTTAGGAGGAACTGTGTGCAGCCCTTCCTTGAGGGTGTGAGAAGAAGGTCACAACTGGCGCTTTGACTTTCTGTCCAGCGCGCGCCGTGTGCTGGGCGGAGCCGGCGCCTGACTCGGGCCTGGGCGATGGCCTGTCCCCGGCGCTGCGATGAAGGCACAGCAGGTGCTTGTCGTCCAGAGGATGTGGCGCTGCGCACAGAGCCCCGGCCTGGGGGGCTTGCCCTGGGACCCTGGCGGGGTGCCAGGGGAGGAGCCCTCACTTCTTAGGACCCAGCTCAGGACCCAGCTCGGGTGCTCAGGCAGGTGCAGGAGGTGGAGGACGGTCTGCCTCGGGCCGGTGAGGTGACTGAGCAGACGCCGGGCCCGGGGCTTCACGGAGACGGGCGCCCTGCTGCCCTGGCTCCCCCGCTCGGCGCCCAGGGGCTCCTGCATGCTCACGGCTGGGCGCCCCCCCGGAAGCTGGGCATGTTGCCCCACGAGGGTCTCCGCACAGGCTGGAGGCGGAGGTCGGGACCCTGTGGGTAAAGGcggcccacacacacacacacagggctgtCTGGGAGGGTGGGGGACCGCTGGCCTGGGCGCTCATCCTGACGGTGACGACCCCCCTTCCTGGGGGCTGCGCAGGCCCTGCACAGGCCAGCGCCGCGAGTCCCGGGCCCCACGCTGTGCCCCCATGGAGCGGGTGAGGGGCGAGCGTGTGGGACGAGGGAGCACTTGCCCGAGGAGCTGCGGCCCCGAAGCCCTGCGCACAGTCGCCCGCTGAGGAAGCAGGGTCATGGGTGCCGCACCCGCCAGCACAACCTCTACCTGGAGCGTGAGACGGGTCCCAGTGCCCTGCGTTCACCTCCAGCCCATGCAGTGGCAGACGAGGTGGCCCAGTGACACCTGCGGCTCCTCCAGTAAGCACGGTACCGGGATGTCCGCAGAGGAGACTGGCTCCCGCCGTGGCCTGCAGCCGTGTTGGGACGAGAGGCGCCGCATGTCTCTAGTAGGAGGGCCGGATGCCGGGTGCTTGCAGGCTGGCACAGGACGGAGGCCGGTATGGGGCCCTGTGCCCGGGAGCTCCCTGGCACCCATCTGTCATCAGGCCGTGCTGTTCCCTTGGGGTGCAGCATAGCTCCCAACGCGGCTGCGCCCCAACCCCGTCCCTGCGTGCCCCCAGGCCCGTTCATGTCCTCGGAGATATCAAGACGTCTCTGAAAAGGCGTGTCCCATGAGCATAAGGAGCGTTGATCTGTTCCAAGAACGGACTTGCAGAGGGCACTCTGGTCCCGGAGACCAGCATCGTCCCGCGGTGCCATTGCGCGCTTCTCGCTGGGGCTGCTGTCCTCCCGTAGGCGACCCAGACGGGC encodes:
- the PPP2R2D gene encoding serine/threonine-protein phosphatase 2A 55 kDa regulatory subunit B delta isoform isoform X5, whose translation is MDLMVEASPRRIFANAHTYHINSISVNSDHETYLSADDLRINLWHLEITDRSFNIVDIKPVNMEELTEVITAAEFHPHQCNVFVYSSSKGTIRLCDMRSSALCDRHAKFFEEPEDPSSRSFFSEIISSISDVKFSHSGRYMMTRDYLSVKVWDLNMESRPVETHQVHEYLRSKLCSLYENDCIFDKFECCWSGSDSAIMTGSYNNFFRMFDRTTRRDVTLEASRENSKPRASLKPRKVCTGGKRKKDEISVDSLDFNKKILHTAWHPAENIIAVAATNNLYIFQDKVN